A DNA window from Novosphingobium sp. RL4 contains the following coding sequences:
- a CDS encoding acyl-CoA dehydrogenase family protein: protein MQLALNEDQTQVLDFVDSLARPFQAVPMHDVSLALESDELDEALAENGFLDVMAVDELGPVTAALVVEKLARLPFAVEAAVSALVRPLIDPELPRPICMVEEGRTHGPVRFLRPGATVVMVGPSGVRSFTAEEAMIGAAQEDTLYAYPVAFLKALPDTMVHHDADVSDVMRAWRVAIAAEAAGLLAGALAITVTYVSERKQFGRALATFQGMRHRLAEDQVLTNSAYWMAMRAAASGDAADAAMALHHAQEAAKRVCYDYHQFLGGMGMTLEHPLHLWTYRLKLLTAELGGRGAQGMAAAQALWGS from the coding sequence ATGCAGCTTGCCCTCAATGAGGACCAGACCCAGGTACTCGACTTTGTCGACAGTCTCGCCCGGCCGTTTCAGGCGGTGCCGATGCATGACGTGTCCCTGGCACTCGAAAGCGATGAACTGGACGAAGCCCTCGCGGAGAACGGCTTCCTGGACGTCATGGCGGTGGACGAACTCGGCCCCGTGACCGCGGCGCTCGTGGTGGAGAAGCTGGCGCGCCTGCCCTTCGCGGTGGAAGCGGCAGTATCCGCGTTGGTGCGGCCCTTGATCGATCCCGAATTGCCGCGTCCGATTTGCATGGTCGAGGAAGGTCGAACCCATGGGCCGGTGCGTTTCCTGCGACCGGGCGCTACCGTCGTGATGGTCGGGCCTTCAGGCGTGCGCAGTTTTACCGCGGAGGAGGCGATGATCGGCGCGGCGCAGGAGGATACGCTCTATGCTTACCCGGTAGCATTCCTTAAAGCGCTGCCGGATACGATGGTCCATCACGATGCAGATGTCTCGGATGTGATGCGTGCCTGGCGCGTGGCCATTGCGGCAGAGGCGGCAGGGCTGTTGGCCGGAGCGCTGGCGATTACCGTCACTTACGTGTCCGAACGCAAGCAATTCGGCAGGGCGCTGGCGACATTCCAGGGGATGCGGCACCGCCTTGCCGAGGATCAGGTGCTGACCAACAGCGCCTACTGGATGGCGATGCGCGCGGCAGCGAGCGGTGATGCGGCCGATGCGGCGATGGCGCTTCATCACGCGCAGGAAGCGGCCAAACGGGTCTGTTACGATTACCACCAGTTCCTTGGCGGCATGGGCATGACGCTGGAGCATCCGCTGCACTTGTGGACCTATCGCCTCAAGCTCCTGACCGCGGAACTGGGCGGACGGGGCGCGCAGGGGATGGCTGCCGCCCAGGCGCTCTGGGGCTCATAG
- a CDS encoding acyl-CoA dehydrogenase family protein: MQFEWTEEQDAFRHKIRDFLHANLPEDWEKFSEHGPASPALTAFAREFCVKLAEAGILFPHWPREMGGEGLGPWEQQILAEEMWIAGEPRGGQYMNVNWIGPTLEKYGTAEQKARYLEPITRGESLWCQGFSEPDAGSDLAALRTRAVRTEGRYVINGQKIWTSYAGLADTCFLLTRTSDDRKKGITIILVPMDTPGITVRQIPSLIGEGDIHEVFFDDVTVPETARFGDEGQAWEIIAYSLRNERLGIPRFTLARAALDRAVAMLKERGEFAREYVRIEAARCAALCEAAGTANYAVVQKRVDGLAIGAESSSARYGTVMAERAVCEFVIEFLPEGLAGASSYLKMHHQRGIVAGIAAGSAEIQLNIIASEVLDLPREPR, from the coding sequence ATGCAGTTCGAATGGACCGAGGAACAGGACGCCTTCCGGCACAAGATCCGGGACTTCCTCCACGCCAATCTCCCTGAAGACTGGGAGAAGTTCTCCGAGCATGGCCCCGCATCGCCGGCGCTGACGGCGTTCGCGCGCGAATTCTGCGTGAAGCTGGCCGAGGCTGGCATTCTGTTCCCGCACTGGCCCCGCGAAATGGGCGGAGAAGGGCTTGGTCCGTGGGAGCAGCAGATCCTCGCCGAGGAAATGTGGATCGCGGGAGAGCCGCGCGGCGGACAGTACATGAACGTGAACTGGATCGGCCCTACGCTCGAAAAGTATGGCACTGCCGAGCAGAAAGCCCGTTATCTCGAGCCCATCACGCGCGGGGAATCGCTGTGGTGCCAGGGATTTTCGGAGCCTGACGCCGGTTCCGATCTCGCCGCCTTGCGGACGCGTGCAGTTCGCACCGAGGGGCGGTACGTTATCAATGGCCAGAAGATCTGGACATCCTATGCCGGCCTTGCCGACACCTGCTTCCTGCTGACGCGCACCAGTGACGACAGGAAGAAGGGCATCACGATCATCCTCGTGCCCATGGACACACCAGGTATCACGGTACGCCAGATTCCATCGCTGATTGGTGAGGGCGATATCCACGAGGTCTTCTTCGACGATGTCACGGTCCCTGAAACCGCGCGTTTCGGAGATGAAGGGCAGGCCTGGGAAATCATCGCCTATTCCTTGCGCAATGAACGGCTCGGCATTCCTCGCTTCACGCTGGCCCGTGCCGCGCTCGACCGTGCTGTTGCGATGCTGAAAGAACGGGGCGAGTTTGCGCGTGAATACGTCCGCATCGAAGCCGCCCGCTGCGCCGCCCTTTGCGAGGCTGCGGGAACCGCGAACTACGCCGTCGTCCAGAAGCGGGTCGATGGCCTCGCGATCGGCGCCGAATCCAGTTCCGCGCGCTATGGCACGGTCATGGCCGAAAGGGCGGTTTGCGAATTCGTGATTGAGTTCCTGCCAGAAGGGCTGGCGGGAGCCTCGTCTTATCTCAAGATGCACCACCAGCGCGGAATCGTTGCGGGCATTGCCGCCGGATCGGCTGAAATCCAGCTTAACATCATTGCCAGCGAAGTGCTGGATCTGCCCCGGGAACCGCGCTGA